The Apium graveolens cultivar Ventura chromosome 10, ASM990537v1, whole genome shotgun sequence nucleotide sequence tttaaatttgatttctagtttatattataaaattggtttctattagagtagcctcttgtgtatatatttattttatgcatgcatgcatgtatatatatatatataaatgtgtgtatgtattaatgtatgtacatattaattagacaataattaatcatttttaataaatggATGAGAATGAAATAactattatatagatattaatgtaGGTGTATAATCGTCATATTAATTAAATTACTCGTCAAACCACCGcttgttgtattatatatataatacaataaaTAGATAGATATGTTTACGCGTGCTTTAGTGCTTGCCCAAAAGTTTGAAAAATTAATTTTCACAATTTTGTTAAAATATGTGAAAAATAATCACACATGACATTTTTATGATACTTCAAAACACTtatcaattttttttatgaattttatttTTTCATAATAGAAGATGAAAACAAATTAGATTTTAAATAAACACAACATAGTAAAAATTCACaaaaaaatatttctaaaacTGAAAAAAATACCCAAAACCAAGGAATTTACAAATATACTTGTAAGTCAAAATTTGAAAAGTCattatatattttattcaaaattttatttcCTAGAATAAATTAATCAGACCTACAAATATCATCGTTGACCCTCACTACTCAACTGCTGCTGTAACTGAAAACGAGAGAACCATCGAATACTCCGTACAATCTCCGCCCAAAGTTTCATGTAAGTATCATATTTTTCACAAACCCTAATTTAATTTCACAGCTTTTTTAATAAATTCTCTTCAATTTCAGTAAAGTTTCGATCTTTACTACTTATCATTGTAAAGAGTGAATTTTTACACTCAGATCTGTGTTTTGTAGAGCGGAGAAACATGGATATAGCTTCGAATCCCCACACTGTTGAGGAAATATTCAAGGATTATAATTCTCGCCGTAACGCTATTGTTCGTGCTCTCACTTATGGCAagtctctccctctccctctcgcTCTCGCTCTCGCTCTCGCTCTCGCTCTCGCTCTCGCTCTtgctctcgctctctctctctctctctcgctctctctctctctctctccccctctctctcccccctctctctccccctccctccctctctctctctatctatctctctctctctctctctccccccccctcCCTCTTTCTCTCAAAAGTTGTAATCTTTTCATTTTCTCGAACTAGATGTGCATGAATTTTAGCAACCACCCCATTTTATTTGATAGATGTGTATGTATAATGTATATGTATGTATTATTGATAACGTTGTTATCTCTTATGTTTGTTTTGCCTCAGATGTGGATGAATTTTACAATCTCTGTGACCCAGGTTTGTTTTCTTGTGTTGTTTTTTCGATTTTGCCCTAATTTTTGAAATAGTTTTTTGTGTAGTTCTAAGTGAAGTTAGTTTTGGTTCGGTTGTGGATTGATTGTTTATTGTAGAGAAAGAGAATTTGTGTTTGTATGGGCATCCAAATGAGACATGGGAAGTGACTTTGCCGGCTGAGGAGGTGCCACCGGAGCTTCCAGAACCGGCTCTTGGGATCAATTTTGCTAGAGATGGGATGAATCGTAGGGACTGGTTGTCGTTGGTGGCTGTGCACACTGATTCGTGGCTGCTTTCGGTTGCTTACTACTTTGGGGCTCGCCTTAACCGGAATGAGAGGTATTATTAAATTTTCTTTTGATATGATATTTATGAATTAATGAACTATTATGATTTATATTATAGAAAATTTTCTGTTTTTGATATTACGCGTTAAGAATAGATATAAAATTAAGATTATATTTGAGAAGGAATAAGTATGGGAGATGGGTATTGGGGGTTGAAAGTGGGTTTTTGGGAATTTATCTGGCAAGAGAAACAAATCAGCAAAATGCAAGTTTGAAGTTTCTATTTATAATAAACCTAAAGATTAATAGTTGTTATTTTCTAAATTAATAGATAACAATAAAATCCGTATTAATCGGCTTCCAAAGACTTCCGAGGCCCGGGCTTTGACCAAAATGACTGGACTTTCCGaggcccggtcaaagcccggcccggcGGGCCTGTTGTGCATCTATCATGTTTCCTTTCTCTTGCGTCACTTTGGTTTGTCAACTATATGTTAACACTTACAGAATTGTTTTCACCTTATATCCATTTTCTTCTACAAATTTTTGCCTCTAAAATCACTCCGTTGCCTTTTGCTAGTATGCTtcattttctaagaaaattattTCAGACTAAAATGTTATTTAGAAAAGTTTTGTAACTGTTCATTTTTGGAGTTGTGCACCCCAATCCTCTTAATCGCTTATACATCGCCTCACCCCTTTCATGTTCCCTTTTTGTCCCTTTCCTATGCTGCTATAGGTAGGAAGCTTTAGTTCATCGTCTTATATCGTGCTTGGTTGGGATAATGAAATTGGTGGGAATGAAATGaaatttgaattatattatgaAGAAATGTTTAAAATTCTCATTCCTTCCCTCATCAATTCATAAAACCTAAGTTTGAGCTCAAACACCCtgatttgagaaggaatgatcCAATCACCATCGTATACGTTTTTTCTCCAATCCCCTCATAGGAAATTTACACTCATTTGTTTTTTCAAATTTCCCCTTGTAATCCCATTAGCCATTGTTAACTCACTTTGTTCATTTCCATTCTACCTAATCAAACACAAAATTAGTTTTTTAATATCGAGCTTAAAGAGTATAGAAAGAGTACTTGGACTATCGGAAAACAGCTAGTGCGAGATATATTCTTGTAGAGTTGTAGAGGGGATAGGTTTTATAGTTGGATTTTAACAACATCGAAGGGAAACCATAGAATTTTAGAGGTGTGCAAACCCTAGAATGTgtaataattgaaattttaatTTAGGATTGAGTACGAGACAACGAGTTGCGAATCTTTGTTATGTGATCATGTATTACCATTTTCATATGATGCTTTGAATTGAATAAGCTATGTGaatgattatatatataatttgtgtCTGTTAAACATTTAATTCAGTGTTGTTCTGGTGCTAAGGATGAACTTCCGGTGAACTTGTTCTTTAATGTTCTCATGTTGTTTTCTTTAGAAAACGTAGAACTTTTAGGCTTATAGGGGTTGCAATACCTTGAATGTGGAGTTTACTGTTAATTGGATTAAATAGCTCTGTCTTTTGACTATTTCCCATAATTGGCTTGCCAAACTGTGTTTGGGGTTATATGTATAATAAGATCACAAGCAGAAATCTGACATTTATAGTCAGCCTCTTCTTATTCATCTACGCCCCCAACATATTGTTTGTTTGCATTTTAAACTTTTTCCTAATTAATAGAAAATTCCAAAAATAGTTTATTGCAGATTAGAATAATTTAATGTATGCAATAAAAAGCATAGACAAAATGCCCAGTACACGTTAAACAAAACACCTGTATATGGGGAATAGAGGCAATTAAGCTGTTTGGATGAGAAGGAAAATCTGCTGTAGATGATGTATTTGTATTTTGTTAATTAAATGTATAGACATGCTTGACTAGATCAaaaacatgatttaataaatCATTTTTGGaatctttcactttctttggaGAGAATATTTGGCCGGTCTCTGTTGTGTTGTACAACCCTTCCATGCTGTATTATTGCGTCCTTTTGTCCTTAAAAAAGCAAAAGCTTCTTTTAACCCCTACAGCCTAGGATTACATGCGGCTTTTAGTTTAACGGGTAGCTCGGGTGCTCGTTTATTAACGGGGATTGACCTTCATCAGAGGCATTGTGTGCTTGGGAAATTTATACAAAGAAGCTAGTGTATTTAAGTGCTCCGTATTTAATGCCCCTTCATTTATTTTCTATCTGTTCGAAGCGCATGATGAATCTATATAATGATCTACATATGGATTCGTGTTCGGTTTTCCTACAGTTGTGTATTCATATGCCATAATTAGCGATTCCTGCATCTCACTTCTGTTTCTCAAAATTGTTACCTTGGTTCCCTAATGCAAAGTTTTGGCACAGTACAAATTTTTATCTTCGGCTTCAAAATCTTCTTTACTTGAGCGCTTATGAATTTTGCCGTATCTTGTTGGTGTTCCTTTTTTTTATTAGTGTGTTCTTCTTATGCAGTGCTAAACTTTTGACTCCCACAAACAACTTATAGTTTCAGTCTCTCAAATGTCCATACCTTTTTATCTTGATTGAGTCTGAAATACACTGCCTGTTCAAACAATATAGCTAAAAGATTTACTTATCTTATTCTTAATTACAATCACTTTAATATATGTCATTGGCTATTGTTGCCAATGTGACCACGTAACAACTTACAAGTACCATTGTCCAACTTTGAGCTCTTTTCACCAACACTGTACTTGTGAACATCATCATTTGTTCTTCCCTTGTACATAATTTATTTACCTggtataattttataatttattttacttTTCTGCTAATTTTCTGCTGTCTGTTGGTTTTTAACTTTCACATGTATTTTTAGCATTTTTTGTCTTCTCTAACAGTTGTATGTTGCTCCAATTTTCTATACTGAAACAAAATATTTTTTAGTCTTTTGATAACCATCAGCGTACTACTATCTTGAAGCTTACGTTTATTAGCTATGTTGTCTGGACTCTTTCTTAAACCTCGAGTACCTTCCAAAAAGGTTACATTTAACACTTTCTTGTCTGCCAAAAACatataaaaatttcataattttaccTAAACTAATAGTTTGACAAGTATCCATGTTGGACACTTCTAGCCGAGTCTGGTGACATGGTTTATACCCAAAATTTAGAATGAGATGTTGGTTCCCTGCAATAAATTTTGtttctaattttttttgtttgtttaCCTAGAACTAGGGCATGACACTGAAGAAAACCTTTGTGGGTTTGTTTCTTTTTAAGGTCAATATTTAAGTTTAACTTCTTAAGAACCCAAATGCAACTGAAAATGCACAAGAATTTAATGTTGGCCAAACTATTTGTACTTGGATGTTTCACAATCATAAATGAGTACCTGTATTTTGCAATAAAGTATGTACAGAGTATTGACTTGCAAATGGTCTATATGCAAGCCAAGCATACATACTGTTTTAGTACACATCTTTCAGAAAATCACATTTTTTTCTTTAGTCCCCGGGTGTAAATTGTGATCATGATTTGCTTTTTGGAAAAAACATATGTATTTTCGACATAAGCTTTTTTCATACAGTATTATCCACCTTAGTTTTCTGTATGCCATCTCACATATATTTTTACTCAACACCACCATTTACAGTAGTGGATGTTTTCATTCCTGTTTTATAATGAATCTCGAGACATATTTTGAAAGTAAGTATATTACTCGACAGGAAACGCCTATTTAGCCTCATAAATGATCTGCCCACTGTCTTTGAAGTCGTGACAGAAAGAAAACCAATTAACAAGCCCAGCGTTGACACTGGAAGCAAGTCCAGGATCAGCACAAAGGTAACTATTGATTGTAATAGGATTTAAATTTTCCTTTAATGAGTCCATCATTACCTGCTAGTCAAACGTCAAACTTAGTTTACTTTTGTGCATTGCAGAGATCAAGTGAGGGACAGGCAAAAAGTAATCAAAGGTTGAATGATGAGAGTTATGCagaggatgatgatgagcatGGAGAAACACTTTGTGGCAGCTGTGGCGGAAATTACAGTGCAGATGAGTTTTGGATTGGCTGCGACATCTGCGAAAGATGGTACCATGGGAAATGTGTGAAAATAACGCCCGCAAAGGCAGAAAACATCAGGCAATACAAGTGTCCTGCTTGCAGCACAAAGAAGGGAAGGCCGTAAAGACTAGATGGCAACCTGTTGAAAATGAAGGCCTTAACCTCATATTTGCAGCAGCTGAAGGTGTTGCACAACAGAATTATGTAGCTAGTAGATTATGTTTCTTGTTTGTACTTTTGCCTGATTATTGGGTTAGTCACCTCACCAGGCTTTGCTCTTTTCCTGTTTTTAAACTAAATAGTTTCTTCCTAAATTAAATTTCTGGAAAAAAGTGTTACTTGGTTTTCGACTCCAGGTTTGTGTTTTTTTTAATTTGGGCTGTAGGAATACAGCGGTTTATGCTGTTTACATTGGGTATTCTTCATTACATCTATTTCGTGCATATAAACGCGTCATACTAGTCTAAGTGATATGTAGTGCATATAGGCCTGTCGATAGATCGGGTTTGGATTAGATCGGCCTAAATCCAAATCCATATCCATATCAATTTATTTTTTCGGATTCGGATCGGATCGGCTCTGGATTTTTATAGTCCGATCCATATCCGGATCCGTTCGGATcacggatttcggatcggatatccgctccatttatgtatatttattttttaacttaaattattacaaaatctttttaaaattgacaattttgaaaattattaaaATACAAGTAGCATATAACGAAGTCCAAAGATAAATTGCGAACTAAAATTTGCTTTTCGAAACAAACATATTATTGTGTTGTACAGTATTTTAATTCTAACAATGAAAAAAATTGATGTTGCAAAATCAAAGTGTTATATGAATTGAGAGTTGGGTTATGCGGCTTTAAAATGTAAAATAACTAGGATTATAGAAATGGACTAAACTATGGAGATCGAACCGAACGAAATATAGATAATGAGACTTGACTCGAGGATAATGGAACTTGACTCGAGGATATCGGGACTTGACTTAGAAATAAAAGTGTTACATGAATTGAGATTTGAGTTGTGCGGCTTTAAAAGGTAAAAGAACTAGAGTTATAGAAATGGACTAGACCACATAAACTGAACCGAATGAAATATAGATAATGGGACTTCACTCGAGGATAATACGtttaaaattagaattattaaaaaatatttttatttcattatatatatataaaccggATCGGGTTATTAACGGATCAGATCGacctaaatctatatccgctCCATTTATAATCGGATTTTTCTTATCGGATCGGATTTTTAATAGGACGATCCATATCCACTAAAATGACCTCGGATCGGATCGGGTCGGATCGAATTTTCGCTCCATTTACGCTTAAGTGCATATAAACGCTTCATACCAGTCTAGGTGATAGGTAATCAGAGTGTATGATCTTATTCTAAACTCTGAAGAGGTATGTGATAATCCTACCATTTTTGAAATTTTTCGATGATTAAGGGAAAAGATGAAAATTCAACAGGTTTAACATCCCAGCCGTAATTTGGTCTCATTATTCTATTGAGTTGTTTTAATTGAGCCGTCCAGTAATTCAAGAGTAGTTAGGTAACCGGAATTCGTTTATGAATTTTTTCTCGAAAAAGATGGCATTAATTTGAAATTTTGTAcgatttttattaatttttaaaatcagtatgtttttaataaaaattttaaataatctTTTAAAATCTGCACGTATTTAAATCAGATTTCAAATAATCGTTGCAAATCTGTCGGTATTCAttgagattttaaaaaaaattataaaatatgtgGGCATTTAATCCGGATTCTAAAGATTCAAAAAAAATTCTAGGTATTCAAATTTTAACAGATTTGGCAGGATCATGGATTTTGaagtatttattttatattttatatgtaaATTCATTAACCTATATAATAAAGATTTTGatgaatttataaattataatagCTACAAATAAAAATGACAGCTTCATCCATCGCCTGGGACCTAAGAGAAACTAGGTAGCTGGGCTTACATTAGCAAATAAGGCCCTAGGTAGTCATTTCTGTGACTCCTTCattaataatatcaaaaatatattttgCTTTTCTGTATTTGGTGATATACTCAATTACTCATGCAGCGTTACTAGAGATTACTAGCATACTCAATTTAGCTCTTCGGTGCTTAGCATACATACAACTAAATATGATATAAGCGCTACATTCTAATTCTTAATACATATAATTGTATCAGTTTTTGAGTTGCGCAGAAAGCTTGGGCCCGAAAATCTGACCCGGCTCGATTCGGTCAAAACCCGGCACGAGCTTAGGGTCTCGACGgaccctatatttttaggcaaagtcAGGCCCGACCCGGTCAGTTAAAAGCCTGGGTTTCGGCCCGACCCAACAcgattaaaagcccgaaaaaacccgattaaaatctgattattctaatatattttcttatatatttatgaattcacattttctataaatataaataatacttcaAACACATATAtgtttacatatttgtgattaataatattatttatataattcattgcataaataatgaaagaagatatagtaaatgtagtatatatatttggataacaatgataaaatatattattttataaacatgtttattttttgccgaacttaaatattttcaacgaagtaatgtttttataaaataatgcatgtaaactaatatatttttacgatgatctagttgctaacatatgtagTTTTCGGAATCTCTAATAGCACTTGATCCAATTTAAATTAGAAAAGCCCGACCCGATCCGGCCTGAAAAGAGCCcggttaggcccgcctcgaggACCCAAACGGGATTTGACATTTTCGGAAAGTCCGACCCGGTCCAGTCAAAGTCAAAGCTCAAAAAATCCGGCCCGATCAAAGTCCGGGATTTTTAAGGTCCGGTCAAAACCCGGCCCGATGgaccttttgtgcatctctaatcAATTCGAGTATTTAAATACATTTGAAATAAGTTATTTTGTGAAAAAATACAATACCTACAATGATAATTTATTACCTAGAACCTAGAAATAGAAGAGTTCTGTACAAGTAATCAAGTTCCTTTATTTGGTAGAACAATTAAATTTATGTGTACTTCATGTCTTGGACTTGTTATTtaaattttgttatttattttgaattacaatattattattaattgatatattatattattaaataaaagaaataatagTAATCAATCAAACAAAATTCATGAAATTTATTTTCAATCCACTAAAATCAGTCATTCAAAATTTACCAAAATTTggatataattaaaaaaattaacatCCAAATCTTTGTGAAATTTAAACAATTCaggaattttttaaaattaaataatccATGAATAATTATTAATCTATTAAAATCTCAAATGAATAAACCACTCTTAGCACAAAGACTTTTAATTCTACGATGTAAATCTGATGTATATCACAAAAATAAAAAGGTATAAAAAATTAACATGTGCTTAATTGATTTGTATTAAAATGTAATAATATTATTACAAAAGTAGACTTAATACAACTATGACTTGTAAGCATGATTGAGAGGTTTAAAATTATAAACCGGAGAAGTGTAGTTAAGCACGGCGTCTTATTAAATTAATGTCGAATGTATGTATCGGTATTACTATTACACATGCCCCTGATTATCTTTTCGATAATATCATGCCGTGATGGAACAGTAAAATATAACTAAAttaacttattattttaatatagaAAATATAAATTAATCATAGTCTTTGTTTTCAACTGTTTTCGCGTTCTCATTGTTAAACAAAAACCCCAGCATGTCACAACCAACTATAAAAACTACTAAAATAATAGGCGTGGATTAAATATTAAACAACTAGGTAGGGAATCATATATTGGGAAGAATACAAAACGTGCAAAATTCGAATACAAAAATATGCATGTTAATGGGACAAGCATTGACCTTTTTATTTAATTAACCACGCATTCATCGAATAACGAAGAAGTATCTGATTCATTTATTTTTTAGTGAAAGGACACAACTCATATGCATGTGGCAATTCATGGCGCGCTCCTTTAAATAGAGATTCGCAGagaattattatttaaaaaatataaaatatatactttatttcatttttacaatttttttatttaagatattattgaaatttgatgaaatggtttaaagtggttcAGTAGTAGAATCACAATCTAATCACACTTATCCAAAATTATTCCAcaatataattaaatttaaaatcaaagatttttttttcaaattcaattgttaaacattttattatatttaaatataattattattctacatTAGCAACGAATTTGATGAAATTCTATAATAGAATCACGGGTTCTCTACGGTTCTCTATATAAGAGGTTCTCTCTCGAAGAGaccattatatatatatatattatttttatacaaAAGTAAACAACATACTGCTccttttatttttaaataattatcatTTAACTTTTTGACACATATATTTATGGGTTTTGACcatttaattaaaattattatttttgaaattttatttctctgaataaaaatatcaattaaatacttcaatttacataaataataattttaataatatgatcAAAACTCCTAACATATGTGTCAAAAAATTAAATGACAATTATTTAAAAAGAGGGAGTAATAGTTTTATGTGACCGGTAAGAATTAATTAGCCTAGTAAATTATACCATAAGCACAGTGTTACAAATTTCGGAAATCGGAACTATTCGGTTGAGGTACCGATTTACGACttatcggacgatttttaaaaaatcggataATTAATCGAcgatttatcggaaatcggtcaaatcggacaaatatttttgaccgatttttgaacaatttatcggcgatttttgaaaaatcgtcCGATTTCTATAACAGAGTATAAGCATGGTCTTAGCTGATTGTGGTTTGGCTTTATGCACATGTATACAATGATCCTAGCTCATTAGTAGCTAATATCTTTGTTTTAAATTCAAGCTAATGGCTGATTTTGGGGTCGCTTCACACGAGAAATAATTTAAGTCATACtccttttaaaaaaaaaacaaatcatACTCTTTTTCCGTTCTTACAGGAAGAAAGCACACAGTACCTACCGACTTGCTGAAAGTTTTTTTTGTgtcaaaaagattttaaaaaattcaGCTTAGTTATAAGATTTTTATCTGCAGATTTAAATTGCAAATATTTTCTCTCCGGCACTTTCTGAAGTAAATGTATCTATGCATAAAGACAATTTCCTTGGTATACATATCTATAACAAAATCTAGAAAGCAGTAAAGCAAATTCAGTACAAGATGTAAAATAGATATAGATATTGTTATAATTTAGCATCAAAAAGTATTTTGTATTGCTAAAATAAATTTCAACTCCAATACTAATTACATTTTGCATTCAAATAGTTTTTAATATAACTAATTTTTGTCTTTCTCTCCTAAATTTTATACAAAGTTCACAACTTTTCAGGTCATTTGAAATTATTTGATGATGTTcaaatttagaattaataatatatttatgCATATTTGTATTCAATGATAGAACCTTTTTGGAGTTGAATTTTTAGCttttgatttcaaattatagaaaTAACACCACTTATAACATTGTACTGGAGTTGCTCTCACAAAGTGAAGAAAGTAGAGTATACTACCAGTGTACGAACCGTTTTTTGTAACAAATAGTTGAAATTTGTAATAAAATGTTCATTGCAAATTTGTTATAAAATGTGCATTGTAATATAATGTTGACACGAGATGGAGGACGGATGTAGCTATTAGGAATCACTAACACACTGTTGGAGTGCATTTTTTTTTGTCATATTTCTTATATTTGAAGTTAAGAGCAAGTTTAGGGGAgctgttggacttgctcttatTAGTATATGATATCTTATTTATCATCACATTCCATTACTTACACTACTTATCTTAACCGCTTATCATAACAGAATGGATGTACATGGTTGTATATAGTCGAGACGTTCAGGATTGTAAACACTTTGTAACATATTTTCTCGATCAATAATAAGTTTCAATCTCCTTCTTCAATATTGGGTAGCTGTTAAACCAGGTCGAATACTTTATGAAATGGGTGATTTACACACTACACCATTTTTGACCTATAGCAACACTAAAAAAAAGTGTTAAAATGACCAAAAAATGTTACCTATAGCCAAATTATTggctatggttacactttttgaTAATAAGGGGGTGTTGGATTTGAGCCTGCTACAATAGGGGTCTATGGTtacattttttgaaattttggtaACACCTCTCAATGTGTTACAATAGAGTACCTATAGTTACATTTTCTATTTCTATGGTAACAAGTTGAAAATGTAACCACAGTTCCGTTGCAACATACCTAACCCTATAGTAACACCTAAATATGTGCTGGAATAGACACTTTTGCAACACCATATTAGCTATTGTAACACAAGATTGTAATACAGTTATATTCTTGTTAcactcatatatttttaataagaatctttcttgttTATACCAAAATAACAAAATGTAATATTGGTTACACTTTCtgaatttgaaaatataataaAATCTAAATCTACTTCACTTGATCAAAACATAACATTAAAGATTGAATACATAGTCAACTTGAGAATTTTGTTAACAAAAGTACAAATTATTCATCCCAACATTACAAAGTTCCAATAATAATACATAACATCCTAACTGCAGTCAGCAGACACATATTTCGTCTTCTCATCAAGCAATGTTGATGCAGCCTGCGAACAAATAGAAAATTTACCAAAATGCAACTTGCACATCAGCATTTCTTCCTCCACCTAAACAATCAAGCAAGTGATTCAGTCCACCTGTGAACCTCTTTCTGCCTGCTGAATTATATGTGCAAGTGAAACCATATGTAAGGAACTCCATAAAACTGCTCTGAAGTGGTCCATATTGGTAGCACTTCGGCAAACAAGTGATGACCTGGAATCTAATCTTAATAACATGTGAAGTAAGGATTCTGGAAACAGTACCAGAAGTTGCCCCAACAGTAGCATTGATCACTTCCTGTTTTAACTCTCCGGGCTCTTCCATCATAAAAAACTTACAAGGGAATCCTCCACTCCTTCTGATCAACACCCCTTTTCACATCCCTCAACTTCACTGGACCAACATCCCATACTTAGTGTGGCAATAATCAATAACATAAATGATCAATAACAACATAGTTAATtggaaataaataaataatataaatcagtATCTCAATTACGACACTGGATGTTACTCTTTTATTGCATAAATCAACTATATGTTGTTGTAATTTGACAAATATTTAGTTTCCTTCATAATTATTATTGCAAGTTAGTAGA carries:
- the LOC141692419 gene encoding PHD finger protein ALFIN-LIKE 1, with the protein product MDIASNPHTVEEIFKDYNSRRNAIVRALTYDVDEFYNLCDPEKENLCLYGHPNETWEVTLPAEEVPPELPEPALGINFARDGMNRRDWLSLVAVHTDSWLLSVAYYFGARLNRNERKRLFSLINDLPTVFEVVTERKPINKPSVDTGSKSRISTKRSSEGQAKSNQRLNDESYAEDDDEHGETLCGSCGGNYSADEFWIGCDICERWYHGKCVKITPAKAENIRQYKCPACSTKKGRP